A window of Primulina huaijiensis isolate GDHJ02 chromosome 9, ASM1229523v2, whole genome shotgun sequence contains these coding sequences:
- the LOC140984687 gene encoding replication factor C subunit 3-like yields MSQGEAVSSILVNLKVSSQHIEVNLSELKGYEKHVIAELIQEKNQKLPITTLQHGRENCKAIIINDADKLSTDASSYIKWMLEKFKGCNKVFFCCRDSAKLYPVKPICTLVQLLEPSDEEILAVLAFIAKQEGIQLPQKLANQMAKNSKNNLRQAIRSFEATCQFNRSSPLKEDQDIKTEEQFDNLYNDYQKNQAVKKYLAPENLQEVEGKRHNDPRKNVQQFMRIEGKKMNVTRNM; encoded by the exons ATGTCACAGGGAGAAGCAGTGAGCAGTATCCTCGTTAATTTAAAGGTATCATCTCAACATATTGAAGTCAACCTTTCTGAACTTAAAGGTTATGAAAAGCATGTCATTGCTGAACTTATCCAAGAAAAAAACCAGAAGCTGCCTATCACAACTTTGCAACACGGTCGTGAGAACTGTAAAG CAATAATTATAAATGACGCAGACAAGTTATCTACTGATGCCTCATCATATATCAAGTGGATGTTAGAGAAGTTCAAAGGATGCAACAAGGTATTCTTTTGCTGCCGAGATTCTGCAAAGCTCTATCCCGTAAAGCCAATCTGCACATTGGTTCAACTCCTCGAACCTTCTGATGAAGAG ATTCTTGCAGTTCTGGCATTTATAGCGAAACAAGAAGGGATACAGTTACCTCAAAAGTTAGCGAACCAGATGGCTAAAAATTCCAAGAACAACCTAAGACAAGCTATACGATCATTTGAAGCTACTTGTCAGTTCAA TCGCAGTTCTCCCTTGAAGGAAGATCAAGATATTAAAACTG AAGAACAATTTGACAATCTATACAATGATTATCAG AAAAATCAAGCTGTTAAGAAGTACCTGGCCCCAGAAAACCTTCAAGAAGTGGAAGGTAAGAGGCATAatgatccaagaaagaatgtccaACAGTTCATGAGAATTGAAGGTAAGAAAATGAACGTCACACGAAACATGTGA
- the LOC140985324 gene encoding uncharacterized protein: MPSPQIPRSKSAPYIGSPQSPSNASNSVRTTRSTGSPIIVWPKKLSDLITRKAKNPHLTEESLQEFNRSNAEARQSTSSPYYKGLTDFSLVINREKLSGSSPGRESHAGSFISSGSKSSFVVKVQEWGSSCFTSKKHEKSSSSLSSSTWTKSSQDARTKTSSSSSYTKHKETGETVAKIKTKVFTNHRNKVRFGTWESEENLSLPTTKKPLRERDPEPSMLPLPPPTAQPEESLPYPQPQIILQTAQPLPSTPPPQVSLQPMADASLSQTPVGEGLTNEIEKTENERKYVWADRYRPLWLQDFLCNRETARSLQATVRNWGNKTEECGHFIFEGNPGVGKRTMIWAFLREAFGVEKVQVQIFPKKKSNKYN, from the coding sequence ATGCCAAGTCCCCAGATTCCACGTTCCAAATCTGCACCATATATTGGCAGCCCACAATCTCCCTCTAACGCGAGTAATTCAGTTCGAACAACTCGTTCGACAGGCTCGCCGATAATCGTCTGGCCAAAGAAATTGAGCGACCTCATCACGAGGAAAGCCAAGAATCCTCACCTAACAGAGGAGAGTCTCCAGGAGTTTAATAGGAGTAATGCAGAAGCAAGGCAAAGTACCAGCAGTCCGTATTACAAAGGCTTGACAGACTTTTCGCTTGTTATAAATAGAGAAAAATTGTCGGGGTCGAGCCCCGGGAGAGAAAGCCATGCTGGCAGTTTCATCAGCTCTGGTTCTAAGTCGAGTTTTGTTGTGAAAGTGCAAGAATGGGGTTCGTCTTGCTTTACCTCGAAAAAGCATGAGAAGAGCTCTTCGTCATTGAGTTCTTCTACATGGACCAAAAGCTCTCAGGATGCTCGTACCAAGACTTCATCTTCATCATCATACACGAAACACAAAGAAACAGGAGAGACAGTAGCAAAAATAAAGACAAAGGTTTTCACGAATCATAGGAACAAAGTCAGGTTCGGAACCTGGGAGAGTGAAGAGAACCTAAGTTTACCAACAACAAAGAAGCCATTGAGGGAGAGAGATCCTGAACCGTCCATGCTGCCATTGCCACCACCTACTGCACAACCGGAAGAATCATTGCCGTATCCACAACCACAAATAATACTACAGACTGCACAACCATTGCCCTCAACACCACCACCACAAGTATCATTACAACCAATGGCAGACGCATCACTGTCTCAGACCCCAGTTGGTGAAGGATTGACGAATGAGATAGAAAAAacagaaaatgaaagaaaatatgtGTGGGCAGACAGATATAGGCCATTATGGTTGCAAGATTTTCTATGCAATAGAGAGACAGCACGTAGCCTTCAGGCCACCGTGAGGAACTGGGGCAATAAAACAGAAGAATGTGGCCATTTCATATTTGAGGGAAACCCAGGCGTGGGAAAGAGAACAATGATTTGGGCCTTCCTCAGAGAAGCTTTTGGAGTAGAAAAAGTACAGGTAcaaatatttccaaaaaaaaaaagtaacaagTATAATTGA
- the LOC140983810 gene encoding uncharacterized protein — protein sequence MIANCRFRLTTGKILCNAWPVFRCLSVEGSPLFRWNSEITGCFKKRDVISARKLFDRMPRKNVVTWNCMISGYIKNGMLNEAREVFDSMPGKNVVSWTSMLNGYAKNGRLEEARRLFDAVERKNAVCWNCMISGYVSNGRMDEARMLFGAMQLKNDVSCSIMVEGYFRYELVSEAERLFAEASSKSVLLCNAMLAGYTETGNINKSYKLFMKMAKRDVASWTCMIKGFMRVGEVERARRLFEEMPEKDVVSWTVMIQGYLDHKRIHLAQELFDKMPYRDIVAWNLMLTGYVQNAKVEDALDFFMRMPERNVVSWNLMLRGYLQQNDMTGAHKFFHGIPQKDETSWNTLISGYQSEEALILYIQMLYTGFKPDQGTLSSVISVCGFLAIQGWGKAMHVFVFKIGYENDCIVMSSLISMYSRCGFIGDATLVFQTMQRRDTVAWNAIIMAIAHHYSAMNALDIFPCMIRAGFHPDHATFLILLTTCAHSGLVNEGWNYLKSMEGWNLSPKPEHYASMVDLLGRSGLLAEAFDLVDQLPIDLPAYAWETLLCACRIHENYEFSDLIANKILNCQPHDVGICVLQSNIYSARGLWKDAALVRAKIQVDKLKKELGCSWIDINGSVSCFSCNDKSHVQTKDIYKELKGLTVLIDEVGA from the coding sequence ATGATTGCAAACTGCAGATTCAGGCTGACCACTGGCAAAATCTTATGTAATGCGTGGCCTGTATTTCGTTGTTTAAGCGTCGAAGGCAGCCCATTATTCCGCTGGAACTCAGAAATCACGGGTTGTTTCAAGAAACGTGATGTTATTAGCGCGCGCAAGTTGTTTGATAGAATGCCCCGTAAGAATGTCGTGACGTGGAACTGCATGATTTCGGGGTACATTAAAAACGGGATGCTTAATGAAGCTCGTGAGGTTTTTGATTCGATGCCGGGTAAGAATGTAGTTTCTTGGACTTCCATGTTGAATGGATATGCTAAAAACGGAAGGTTGGAAGAGGCCAGAAGATTGTTTGAtgcagtggaaagaaagaatgcCGTTTGCTGGAATTGTATGATTTCTGGGTATGTGAGCAACGGCAGAATGGATGAGGCTCGAATGCTCTTTGGCGCAATGCAGTTGAAGAATGATGTTTCTTGTTCTATAATGGTAGAAGGGTACTTTAGATATGAGTTAGTGAGTGAAGCTGAGCGTTTGTTTGCAGAAGCTTCAAGTAAAAGTGTGTTGCTTTGCAATGCTATGCTGGCTGGGTATACTGAAACAGGGAACATTAACAAGTCATATaaattgtttatgaaaatggcCAAACGTGATGTTGCTTCTTGGACTTGTATGATAAAAGGATTCATGAGAGTGGGGGAGGTGGAAAGAGCTAGGAGATTGTTTGAGGAAATGCCTGAAAAGGACGTTGTGTCTTGGACTGTAATGATTCAGGGTTATTTGGATCACAAAAGAATTCACTTGGCTCAAGAGTTATTTGACAAAATGCCATATCGGGATATTGTAGCATGGAACTTGATGCTTACTGGTTATGTCCAAAATGCAAAAGTTGAAGATGCCCTTGATTTCTTCATGAGAATGCCTGAGCGAAATGTAGTTTCCTGGAATCTGATGCTACGAGGATATCTTCAGCAAAATGATATGACTGGTGCACACAAATTTTTTCACGGGATACCTCAGAAAGATGAGACCTCATGGAACACTCTTATATCTGGGTATCAAAGTGAGGAGGCATTGATTTTATACATACAGATGTTGTACACAGGATTCAAACCTGATCAGGGTACTTTATCCAGTGTCATATCCGTTTGTGGCTTTCTTGCAATACAAGGATGGGGAAAAGCAAtgcatgtttttgtttttaagatTGGATATGAAAATGATTGCATTGTAATGAGTTCATTAATATCAATGTATTCTCGATGCGGCTTCATAGGTGATGCCACTCTTGTCTTCCAAACAATGCAAAGACGAGATACAGTAGCATGGAATGCCATCATCATGGCAATAGCACATCATTATTCTGCAATGAACGCCCTTGATATTTTCCCCTGTATGATTCGTGCTGGATTTCATCCTGATCATGCCACATTCTTAATCCTCTTGACTACGTGTGCCCATTCTGGACTTGTCAACGAAGGTTGGAACTATTTAAAATCAATGGAGGGATGGAATCTGTCTCCCAAGCCGGAACACTATGCATCCATGGTTGATCTCCTTGGAAGATCGGGTTTACTTGCTGAAGCATTTGATTTAGTAGATCAATTACCTATTGATCTTCCTGCGTATGCTTGGGAGACATTGCTTTGTGCCTGTAGAATccatgaaaattatgaatttagtGATTTGATTGCTAACAAAATTTTGAACTGTCAACCTCATGATGTCGGAATATGTGTCCTTCAGTCAAATATATATTCTGCACGAGGATTATGGAAGGATGCCGCACTAGTTAGAGCCAAAATACAGGTCGATAAATTGAAAAAAGAGCTGGGATGTAGTTGGATCGATATAAATGGCAGTGTGTCTTGCTTCTCATGTAATGATAAGTCTCATGTTCAAACCAAGGACATCTACAAAGAATTGAAGGGTCTTACTGTACTTATTGACGAGGTTGGGGCGTAG